A single Paenibacillus sp. FSL R5-0517 DNA region contains:
- a CDS encoding NAD(P)/FAD-dependent oxidoreductase: MSSIPKIVILGAGYGGILTAQRLQKELNYNEADVTLVNRHDYHYITTHLHMPAAGTDTIEHARVPISKLIDEFKIDLVKSSVKEIRLQDRKIILEDGTLSYDYLIIGLGGEPETFGIPGMLDHAMTIRSINSVRLIREHIEYQFAMYKNDNKRNRIRFVVGGAGFSGVEFVAELADRIPQLCKEFDVNPKHVHIYNVEAAPSALPGFDPELVEHAMNVLKKKGVTFKIGVPIKQCLPDGVIVGEGEKLDAATVVWTGGIRGNSLLEQAGLEVMRGRVKVDDYLRAPGHEHVYVIGDNSLVFNAEGRPYPPTAQIAMQQGVNCAKNVVASIRKKQPQPFVFTSKGTVASLGKGEAIAVVGGKKYKGWKAAQLKKLVDLRYLFIIGGIPLVLKKGRFFG, from the coding sequence ATGAGCAGTATTCCCAAAATCGTCATCCTCGGCGCGGGCTATGGCGGGATTCTGACAGCCCAGCGGCTGCAGAAGGAATTGAACTACAACGAGGCCGACGTCACATTGGTGAACCGGCATGATTATCATTATATTACTACACATCTACATATGCCGGCAGCCGGCACGGATACCATTGAGCATGCAAGAGTCCCTATTTCGAAGCTGATTGATGAGTTCAAGATTGATCTGGTTAAATCTTCTGTCAAGGAGATTCGTCTGCAGGATCGGAAGATTATTCTGGAGGACGGCACGTTATCCTATGATTATCTGATTATTGGACTAGGCGGTGAGCCTGAGACCTTCGGTATTCCGGGTATGCTTGATCACGCCATGACCATCCGCAGCATTAACTCGGTTAGACTGATCCGAGAACACATCGAATATCAATTTGCGATGTACAAAAACGATAACAAACGAAATCGTATTCGTTTTGTTGTAGGCGGAGCGGGTTTCAGTGGTGTTGAATTCGTAGCTGAACTTGCAGATCGTATTCCACAGCTGTGCAAGGAGTTCGACGTGAATCCTAAACATGTGCACATCTATAATGTAGAGGCAGCGCCTTCGGCCTTGCCTGGATTTGACCCGGAACTGGTAGAACATGCGATGAACGTGCTGAAGAAGAAGGGCGTTACCTTCAAAATTGGTGTTCCGATCAAACAGTGTCTCCCCGATGGGGTTATTGTGGGTGAGGGTGAAAAGCTCGATGCTGCCACAGTGGTGTGGACCGGTGGTATTCGTGGTAACTCACTGCTGGAACAGGCCGGTCTTGAAGTGATGCGTGGCCGGGTAAAAGTGGATGACTATCTGCGTGCCCCGGGACATGAGCATGTTTATGTGATTGGTGATAATTCACTTGTGTTCAACGCGGAAGGACGGCCTTACCCGCCAACAGCCCAGATTGCGATGCAGCAGGGTGTGAACTGCGCGAAGAACGTCGTGGCATCCATTCGCAAGAAACAGCCACAGCCTTTTGTATTTACGAGCAAAGGTACGGTTGCTTCATTGGGTAAAGGTGAAGCGATTGCTGTTGTAGGCGGCAAGAAGTACAAGGGTTGGAAAGCGGCTCAGTTGAAGAAGCTGGTTGATCTGCGTTATCTGTTCATCATTGGTGGTATTCCGCTAGTCCTGAAGAAAGGGCGGTTTTTTGGATGA
- a CDS encoding NAD(P)/FAD-dependent oxidoreductase, whose amino-acid sequence MTAQNSSHDMTDLLIIGGGPAGLFAAFYGGMRQASVTLVESMPQLGGQLAALYPEKYIYDVAGFPKVTAQELVNNLVEQMSHFNPNIRLEEKVVSVEKKDEQHFIVKTDENEYHAKAVIITAGVGAFEPRRLELEGAAKFEKSNLHYFISDLNAFAGKKVLISGGGDSAVDWALMLEPIAEQVTLIHRRDKFRAHEHSVENLMNSKVNVVTPTEITELHGDDTITKVTLAHVKTKETQEIEVDDVIVNFGFVSSLGPIAEWGIEIDSNSIVVDSRMETSIPGIFAAGDITTYPGKLKLIAVGFGEAPTAVNNAKVYFDPDAKLSPGHSSNMKR is encoded by the coding sequence TTGACTGCACAGAATTCCAGTCATGATATGACTGATTTACTTATTATCGGTGGAGGCCCTGCGGGTCTGTTCGCCGCATTTTACGGTGGGATGCGTCAGGCATCCGTTACACTGGTTGAAAGCATGCCACAGCTTGGCGGACAACTTGCCGCTCTTTACCCGGAGAAATACATCTATGATGTCGCCGGATTCCCGAAAGTTACAGCTCAGGAACTGGTGAATAACCTGGTTGAGCAAATGAGTCATTTTAACCCGAACATCCGCCTTGAAGAAAAGGTTGTATCAGTGGAGAAAAAGGATGAGCAACATTTCATCGTGAAGACGGATGAGAATGAATATCATGCCAAAGCTGTCATTATTACAGCTGGTGTAGGTGCATTCGAACCACGTCGCCTGGAGCTTGAAGGTGCTGCCAAGTTCGAGAAGAGCAACCTGCACTACTTTATCAGTGATCTGAATGCCTTCGCGGGCAAAAAAGTACTGATCAGTGGCGGCGGTGACTCCGCGGTAGACTGGGCACTCATGCTCGAACCCATCGCTGAGCAAGTGACGCTGATCCACCGCCGGGACAAGTTCCGTGCGCATGAGCACAGTGTCGAAAATCTGATGAATTCCAAGGTGAATGTCGTTACACCGACCGAAATCACGGAACTTCATGGGGATGACACCATTACCAAGGTAACCCTTGCCCATGTAAAAACCAAAGAAACTCAGGAAATTGAAGTGGATGACGTAATTGTTAACTTCGGATTTGTCTCTTCTCTCGGACCCATTGCCGAGTGGGGCATCGAAATTGACAGCAACTCCATCGTTGTGGATTCCCGCATGGAAACATCCATTCCAGGGATCTTCGCTGCCGGGGATATCACCACATACCCGGGTAAATTGAAGCTGATCGCTGTCGGATTTGGCGAAGCTCCAACAGCCGTCAACAATGCGAAAGTATACTTCGATCCAGACGCCAAGTTGTCCCCAGGACACAGCAGTAACATGAAACGCTAG
- a CDS encoding sporulation histidine kinase inhibitor Sda produces MAMLSDEMLLDSYHKAIELNLERDFIALLLAEIHKRKLGTDVSAILH; encoded by the coding sequence ATGGCTATGTTATCCGATGAGATGTTGTTGGATTCCTACCATAAAGCGATTGAGTTGAATCTCGAACGAGATTTCATCGCACTGCTGTTGGCAGAAATCCATAAGCGCAAACTGGGTACCGACGTATCTGCCATTCTTCACTAG
- a CDS encoding YheC/YheD family protein yields the protein MSRQLASKWRKTAALMKYPVAAVHIPQTKAFNSGNLLHMLSRYGMVYVKPIVGGGGYGVIRVSASGGAYRYTHMKTTRSFASFSQMYRSLVRVKARRRYLIQQGIHLATIQGRPVDYRVKVVKTDRGWVFRSLVGRLARPGLCVTNLSKGGTMLSGRQALGLSLPHISGRHKRREMRSLTLTCTYIMERQFPGVGQLGFDYGLDYSGKIWILEVNTRPQ from the coding sequence ATGTCGAGACAGCTTGCAAGCAAGTGGCGGAAGACAGCGGCACTGATGAAATACCCCGTAGCTGCTGTCCATATTCCACAGACCAAGGCGTTCAACTCAGGGAATCTGCTGCACATGCTCAGTCGTTATGGAATGGTGTACGTCAAACCTATTGTAGGTGGCGGAGGTTATGGTGTTATTCGGGTATCGGCGAGCGGTGGGGCTTATCGATACACCCATATGAAAACGACACGTTCTTTCGCCAGTTTCAGCCAGATGTATCGCTCTCTGGTGCGTGTAAAGGCTAGACGCAGGTACTTGATCCAGCAAGGCATTCATTTGGCAACGATTCAAGGGAGACCTGTTGATTACAGAGTCAAAGTTGTTAAAACAGACCGAGGCTGGGTATTCCGTTCCTTGGTTGGACGACTCGCTCGTCCCGGACTTTGTGTAACGAATCTGAGCAAGGGTGGCACCATGTTATCAGGAAGGCAAGCTCTCGGTTTATCCCTGCCCCACATATCTGGTCGACACAAACGCAGGGAGATGCGTTCACTTACACTGACATGCACATACATTATGGAACGTCAGTTCCCTGGTGTTGGTCAGCTTGGATTCGATTATGGACTGGATTATTCAGGCAAGATCTGGATTCTGGAAGTGAATACCAGACCCCAATAG
- a CDS encoding Ppx/GppA phosphatase family protein: protein MTRTNETIGIIDIGSNSIRLVIYELDQDAAYRIIHEDKYAARLSSVVESDGTILRHSLDKAITILRQFKATCEAYQTKLIRAAATAAIRNASNVLQIIEWLETETGLTIECVSGDREAYYGFLGVTQSIDLADGFVVDIGGGSTEITVFRDRKRLNSISLPIGAVNSHARYGGEDQWTEENVNALCNEVIQALRGQDWIHEHPGLPLIGLGGTMRTLAKVEQKRTQYSLPVTHHYEISEQAMENIARSLPHLTSAQRKKVPGLAKDRADIIVPGVLILRTVFQLIQGDRYVVSGAGLRDGLLRDYLAGGQPVVPDALKDSIRNFIHFGPPIPEKRLQRIHQDAVTLYTALEGTAPDEADARILYASSMLHMAGKQINYFRYAQHSAYWIMNASIYGLSHRETILSASAADYHPKKRTPQLLNKHRDILKNSDERHAHRIGSLLRVAEAINRSESIAAIQATKENGSLQVQFTCTAEPLLELDGLEEAVKDLKEAWGITLSYSIQQVSKG from the coding sequence ATGACACGTACTAATGAAACCATAGGAATTATTGATATCGGCTCGAACTCCATTCGTCTGGTTATCTATGAACTGGATCAGGATGCAGCCTATCGCATCATTCATGAAGACAAATACGCTGCTCGTCTGAGCAGCGTTGTTGAGTCGGATGGCACCATCCTTCGCCATTCTCTGGATAAAGCCATCACCATCTTGCGTCAATTCAAAGCGACCTGTGAAGCGTATCAGACCAAATTAATCCGTGCAGCAGCTACGGCAGCCATTCGTAATGCAAGCAATGTCCTGCAGATTATCGAATGGCTGGAGACAGAGACGGGGCTTACCATCGAATGTGTATCCGGAGATCGGGAGGCCTATTACGGTTTCCTTGGTGTTACTCAGTCCATTGATCTGGCAGACGGGTTCGTCGTAGATATTGGAGGCGGCAGTACGGAGATCACAGTCTTTCGGGATCGGAAGAGGTTAAATAGCATTTCCCTCCCCATTGGTGCAGTGAATTCACATGCCCGTTATGGGGGGGAAGATCAGTGGACCGAGGAGAATGTGAATGCGCTGTGCAATGAAGTCATTCAAGCTCTCCGTGGACAGGATTGGATTCATGAGCATCCTGGTCTGCCACTCATCGGACTTGGCGGCACGATGCGTACACTCGCCAAAGTGGAGCAGAAGCGTACCCAGTACTCGCTGCCTGTCACCCATCATTATGAGATCAGCGAGCAAGCAATGGAGAACATCGCTCGCTCCCTGCCACATCTCACTTCGGCACAGCGCAAAAAGGTGCCAGGGCTCGCTAAAGATCGCGCAGACATCATCGTGCCCGGCGTATTGATCCTGCGAACCGTCTTCCAGTTAATACAGGGAGATCGTTATGTGGTTAGTGGTGCAGGTCTGCGAGACGGGTTGCTGCGTGATTACTTGGCTGGAGGTCAGCCGGTCGTTCCGGACGCGCTGAAGGACAGCATCCGTAATTTTATCCATTTTGGTCCGCCTATTCCAGAGAAACGTCTGCAACGGATTCATCAGGATGCGGTTACCCTGTATACTGCACTAGAAGGTACTGCTCCTGATGAGGCAGATGCCCGAATCCTGTATGCGTCCTCCATGCTGCACATGGCAGGCAAGCAGATTAACTATTTCCGTTATGCGCAGCACTCGGCTTATTGGATTATGAATGCAAGCATCTATGGACTTTCCCACCGAGAGACGATCCTTAGTGCCAGTGCGGCCGATTATCATCCCAAAAAAAGAACGCCCCAGCTGCTTAATAAGCACCGGGACATTCTGAAAAACTCGGATGAGCGACATGCTCATCGTATAGGCTCTTTGCTGCGTGTAGCCGAAGCGATTAATCGATCCGAGAGCATCGCTGCGATTCAAGCAACCAAAGAAAACGGCTCGCTGCAGGTGCAGTTCACCTGTACAGCAGAGCCGTTACTGGAACTTGATGGTCTCGAAGAGGCCGTCAAGGATCTGAAGGAAGCCTGGGGAATTACGTTATCGTACTCCATTCAGCAGGTTTCCAAGGGATAA
- the ppk1 gene encoding polyphosphate kinase 1 yields MHRDVKTGNYVNRDLSWVEFNRRVLQEAQDPTTPLLERMRFLGIVASNLDEFVSVRVAETKEKIKAGFTQKDFTGYTPSGLYRRLIKRTGGMVAEQYKTYRELIRLLAKKGVNIQEYTDLNVTQQRAMDQYFHDIIFPVLTPMAIDQSRPFPLVHNKSVYLSVMLQKEGEQEGEPFMAIVQVPSNLPRVVQAPIRANSKKKTFILIEDLIKHHIHTLFSGYISLAAQEFRVTRNADLFINEEEAEDLLEAIEKELRRRRRGAPVRLEVCKDFRPDALLELQEEFEIQDPVYEIDGPLDLSFLAGFVDSLESFSHLKYSPVKPVYPPEFLPRESHFELLRKRDVLVHHPYESFEPVTDFILEASEDPRVLAIKMTLYRVNGDSRLIPALALAAESGKQVTVVVELKARFDEERNIAWARKLEKAGCHVVYGLVGLKTHAKIILVVRREQQGLRRYVHVGTGNYNESTAKVYTDVGLFTSNPIIGEDASELFNEITGYSGPKALQAFRVAPDGMKDELFSLIRRETEHALKGKPSRIIAKINSLSHQDMIDELYEASQAGVQIDLIVRGVCCLRPGVEGLSENIRVISIVDRFLEHSRLFYFENSGNPDVFISSADWMTRNLNRRIELMCPVFDPELKKMLVDILNLSLNDNVKARELMPGGNYVFVKNEKPPLRSQTEAMGIIPWKPAEWSTIT; encoded by the coding sequence ATGCATAGAGACGTCAAAACAGGTAACTACGTTAATCGTGATTTGAGTTGGGTTGAATTTAATCGGCGCGTACTTCAGGAGGCCCAGGATCCAACAACGCCTCTCCTGGAACGCATGAGATTTCTCGGTATTGTCGCTAGTAATCTGGACGAGTTCGTCAGTGTAAGGGTGGCAGAGACGAAAGAGAAGATCAAGGCCGGATTCACGCAAAAGGATTTTACAGGATACACGCCTTCGGGATTGTACCGCAGATTGATCAAACGAACCGGGGGCATGGTCGCCGAACAATATAAAACGTATCGTGAACTCATTCGTCTACTCGCCAAGAAAGGCGTAAACATTCAGGAATATACAGATCTTAATGTGACACAACAGCGCGCAATGGACCAGTACTTTCATGATATTATTTTCCCGGTACTCACACCGATGGCGATTGACCAGAGTCGTCCGTTCCCATTGGTGCACAACAAGTCGGTCTATCTGTCCGTAATGCTGCAGAAGGAAGGGGAGCAAGAGGGCGAGCCGTTTATGGCCATTGTCCAGGTACCTTCCAATCTTCCGCGGGTAGTTCAGGCTCCCATTCGGGCGAATAGCAAAAAGAAAACGTTCATCCTGATTGAAGACCTCATCAAACATCATATTCATACACTCTTCAGCGGTTATATCTCGCTTGCTGCACAGGAATTCCGGGTGACCCGCAATGCGGATCTGTTCATTAATGAAGAGGAAGCGGAAGATCTGCTTGAAGCGATTGAAAAAGAATTACGGCGCAGACGCAGAGGTGCTCCTGTTCGACTGGAGGTCTGCAAAGATTTTCGTCCGGATGCCTTATTGGAATTGCAGGAGGAATTCGAAATCCAGGACCCGGTGTACGAGATTGATGGACCACTCGATCTGAGTTTTCTGGCTGGATTCGTGGACAGTCTGGAAAGTTTCTCACATCTGAAATACAGTCCGGTAAAGCCAGTCTATCCACCGGAGTTTCTGCCAAGAGAAAGTCATTTTGAGCTGCTGCGCAAACGCGATGTACTGGTGCATCATCCGTATGAATCGTTTGAACCGGTCACTGATTTTATATTGGAGGCTTCGGAAGATCCAAGAGTGCTGGCCATCAAGATGACATTATATCGGGTCAATGGCGATTCACGCCTTATTCCGGCACTTGCACTTGCGGCTGAGAGTGGTAAGCAGGTTACGGTGGTAGTGGAACTGAAAGCCCGGTTTGATGAGGAGCGTAACATTGCTTGGGCGCGTAAGCTGGAGAAAGCCGGTTGTCACGTGGTTTATGGGCTGGTTGGACTCAAGACACATGCCAAAATCATTCTTGTCGTACGCCGGGAACAGCAGGGGTTGAGACGATATGTTCATGTAGGAACCGGTAATTACAATGAGAGTACAGCCAAAGTGTATACGGACGTAGGTCTGTTCACCTCCAATCCGATTATTGGGGAAGATGCCTCCGAGTTGTTCAATGAGATTACCGGATATTCCGGTCCGAAGGCATTGCAAGCGTTCCGTGTAGCTCCAGATGGTATGAAGGATGAGCTGTTCTCACTGATTCGTCGAGAAACGGAACACGCGCTGAAAGGCAAACCTTCCAGAATCATAGCCAAGATCAATTCCTTATCCCATCAGGATATGATTGATGAGTTGTACGAGGCTTCTCAGGCCGGTGTGCAGATTGATCTGATCGTGCGTGGCGTATGTTGTCTGCGTCCGGGGGTCGAGGGGCTCAGTGAGAATATTCGGGTCATTAGCATTGTGGATCGTTTTCTGGAGCATTCACGGTTGTTTTATTTTGAAAATAGCGGCAACCCGGATGTATTCATCTCCAGTGCAGACTGGATGACACGTAACCTCAATCGAAGAATTGAACTGATGTGTCCCGTTTTCGATCCAGAGCTGAAGAAGATGCTGGTCGATATTCTTAATCTGTCCCTTAATGATAATGTCAAAGCCAGAGAGCTTATGCCTGGTGGCAATTATGTATTTGTAAAAAATGAAAAGCCCCCGCTGAGAAGTCAGACGGAGGCTATGGGAATTATCCCTTGGAAACCTGCTGAATGGAGTACGATAACGTAA
- a CDS encoding glycosyl hydrolase 53 family protein: MLAFVLLFTSILLPAGQHASAAPSFAKGADISWVPGMEAQGYKWKDKNGVQRDIIDILKNDYQINSVRIRVFVNPSNDYGNGYMNKDRAAALAQRAKNAGMSVMLTLHYSDSWADPGQQTKPAAWKNYTFQQLMDAVWNHTRDVMTAMQSKGVTPDWVQIGNETSNGMLWEDGKASTNMKNYAWLVNTGHNAVKSLSSGTKTIVHLAGGDDNALYVWNIGGLINNGANFDMIAMSLYPSASGWNTAVTNTVNNAKDLINRYGKEIIISEIGMDNNQAAAGKSFVQAMKNQIRNLPNGKGKGVFYWEPQATPGYNGGYGKGAWQSNMMPTAVMEGFID, translated from the coding sequence ATGTTGGCTTTTGTTTTGTTATTCACCTCCATCCTGTTACCCGCAGGTCAGCATGCCAGCGCAGCACCAAGTTTCGCCAAAGGAGCAGACATCAGTTGGGTTCCCGGCATGGAAGCCCAAGGCTACAAATGGAAAGATAAAAACGGGGTACAGCGCGACATCATTGATATTTTGAAAAACGACTATCAAATCAACTCCGTTCGCATTCGAGTATTCGTTAATCCGTCGAATGATTATGGGAACGGTTACATGAATAAGGATCGTGCAGCTGCACTCGCACAACGTGCCAAGAATGCTGGCATGAGCGTAATGCTCACTCTGCACTACAGTGACTCTTGGGCAGACCCTGGTCAACAAACCAAACCTGCCGCATGGAAAAATTACACATTCCAACAGCTCATGGATGCGGTATGGAACCACACTCGTGATGTCATGACGGCGATGCAAAGCAAAGGCGTTACCCCGGACTGGGTACAGATCGGGAATGAAACAAGCAACGGCATGTTATGGGAAGATGGCAAAGCATCCACCAACATGAAAAACTATGCGTGGCTGGTAAACACAGGCCATAACGCAGTGAAATCCCTGAGCAGTGGCACCAAAACCATTGTGCATCTGGCAGGTGGAGATGATAACGCCCTCTATGTATGGAATATTGGTGGTCTGATTAATAACGGAGCCAACTTTGACATGATCGCCATGTCCCTCTATCCTTCCGCTTCCGGCTGGAACACCGCTGTGACCAATACGGTAAACAATGCCAAAGATCTGATCAACCGTTATGGCAAAGAGATCATCATCTCTGAAATTGGCATGGACAATAATCAGGCGGCAGCGGGTAAAAGTTTTGTTCAGGCGATGAAAAACCAAATTCGCAATCTGCCGAATGGCAAAGGTAAAGGTGTATTCTACTGGGAGCCTCAGGCTACACCAGGATACAACGGCGGCTATGGCAAAGGCGCATGGCAGTCCAACATGATGCCAACGGCGGTCATGGAAGGATTCATTGACTAG
- a CDS encoding MFS transporter — protein MKSSYLTRPFYFLWTTQTAANAADVLYIMALTVMVLNRTDSLISAALLPLMRSGAQMLSSLIAPLLIQRFKLSRLLLLSQTGQFLLFAWLAIYLKLTGEAASLVFVFSLVFVMSFLDGWTTPARNALIPRLVTHEQGLLKANGLMSVSDQVVQFAGWGLSGVVVALIGASPTLLLTAVIYGLAAAFTLGVYEPTEKQTGAKELHISSDVLPILKTSRWHTLTEGWKIIWNVPRLRVLTFMDMIDMLGGSIWVGAFTLAFVQVALGQGEQWWGFINAAYFAGTIAGGLLVIALARRIGNRYFAVMMIGMAGYGVLTAFYALNTEPFIALIFVMLMGPFAELSMINRRALIQSGVTKHLLPKVLSAQASLMHLIFCISLLGMAVLAEYIGIVNLYLFASGLTILAIVVGLLNYQAFRHKATSEATVD, from the coding sequence ATGAAATCATCCTATTTAACGCGTCCTTTCTATTTCCTCTGGACCACGCAAACGGCTGCGAATGCAGCCGATGTACTATATATTATGGCACTTACGGTAATGGTGCTTAACCGGACCGATTCGCTTATATCAGCAGCACTTTTGCCGCTGATGCGCAGCGGGGCACAGATGCTCAGCAGTCTGATTGCCCCTTTGCTGATTCAACGTTTCAAGTTGTCGAGGCTTCTTCTGCTGTCACAAACAGGGCAATTTCTGCTGTTCGCTTGGCTGGCTATTTATTTGAAGCTCACCGGAGAGGCAGCATCCCTGGTGTTCGTATTTTCACTTGTATTTGTCATGTCCTTTCTCGACGGCTGGACAACGCCGGCTCGGAATGCCCTTATTCCACGTCTCGTGACACACGAGCAAGGTCTTCTTAAGGCGAACGGACTTATGAGTGTCAGTGATCAGGTTGTACAGTTTGCAGGTTGGGGTCTAAGCGGTGTTGTGGTCGCCTTGATTGGGGCTAGCCCGACGCTACTGTTAACAGCAGTTATTTATGGTTTGGCTGCGGCATTTACGCTTGGGGTCTATGAACCAACGGAGAAGCAAACTGGAGCAAAGGAGTTGCACATATCTTCTGATGTCTTGCCTATACTTAAAACAAGCAGGTGGCATACCTTAACCGAAGGCTGGAAAATAATATGGAATGTTCCTCGTCTACGAGTGCTTACGTTTATGGATATGATCGATATGCTTGGCGGTTCAATCTGGGTAGGTGCCTTTACCTTGGCTTTTGTTCAAGTCGCACTGGGACAAGGGGAGCAATGGTGGGGATTCATCAATGCTGCTTATTTTGCTGGAACCATAGCTGGAGGCTTGCTGGTGATTGCTCTGGCACGAAGGATTGGCAACCGTTATTTCGCCGTGATGATGATCGGTATGGCCGGTTATGGCGTACTGACTGCATTTTATGCACTGAACACAGAGCCTTTCATTGCTCTCATATTCGTTATGCTGATGGGGCCGTTCGCAGAGCTTTCCATGATTAATCGCCGTGCCTTGATTCAGAGTGGAGTGACCAAACATTTGCTGCCCAAGGTATTGTCTGCCCAGGCATCTCTTATGCATTTGATATTTTGCATTTCCTTGCTCGGTATGGCTGTGCTCGCCGAATATATAGGCATTGTGAACCTCTACCTGTTTGCGTCCGGATTGACTATATTAGCCATCGTTGTGGGGTTGCTGAATTACCAGGCTTTTCGGCACAAGGCCACTTCTGAAGCTACGGTGGATTAG
- a CDS encoding NUDIX domain-containing protein, with product MTQNGIVMVVSVSIIHNDKILIIKENKESVRHTWNFPSGRVEHGEDILEAARREVKEETGFDVRLTATTGVYNFISSTNRQVVLFHFKGTIVGSSLRLDTTEIMDSMWVAPEDLLNPNLLKLRDPGVMRQIMEHVVSQKEYSLNLFHDQL from the coding sequence ATGACACAAAACGGGATTGTAATGGTTGTGAGTGTTTCTATAATACATAACGATAAGATACTTATAATTAAGGAAAACAAGGAATCGGTTAGACATACATGGAATTTCCCTTCAGGTAGAGTCGAACATGGTGAAGATATTTTGGAAGCAGCACGAAGAGAAGTCAAGGAAGAAACAGGTTTTGATGTTAGACTTACAGCTACTACAGGGGTTTACAATTTTATTAGCAGTACCAATCGTCAAGTTGTTTTATTCCACTTCAAGGGTACAATTGTTGGTAGTTCTCTTCGATTAGATACAACGGAGATCATGGATTCGATGTGGGTAGCTCCTGAGGATTTGTTGAATCCGAACTTGCTAAAGTTACGAGATCCGGGAGTCATGCGACAAATTATGGAACATGTAGTCTCCCAAAAAGAATATTCCTTAAATCTATTCCACGACCAGCTGTAA